One genomic segment of Helicobacter enhydrae includes these proteins:
- a CDS encoding response regulator transcription factor, translated as MILLLEDEVILAEMIEEFLISKGFEVEVTDNADDALIKATENQYELFIFDVKVPLGNGFALLEHLRQNKIQTPTIFTTSLHSIQDLQEGYRSGCDDYLKKPFDLEELYLRITRLLKTRQTIEFANGVYFDCVQKLLYQDSALLPLTNKENELLAMLIENKGTYLSLEDLSCRLWGYEEPSFNALRVYIKNIRIYIGKEHIKTKRGLGYCYE; from the coding sequence ATGATTTTACTGCTTGAAGATGAAGTGATATTGGCAGAAATGATTGAGGAGTTTCTCATCTCCAAAGGCTTTGAAGTGGAGGTGACTGACAATGCCGATGACGCCCTCATCAAAGCCACAGAAAACCAATACGAACTTTTCATCTTCGATGTCAAGGTGCCTCTAGGCAATGGCTTTGCCCTCCTAGAGCATTTGAGGCAAAACAAAATCCAAACCCCAACGATTTTCACAACTTCCCTTCATAGCATCCAAGACTTGCAAGAAGGATACAGAAGCGGTTGTGATGATTATCTCAAAAAACCCTTTGATCTTGAGGAGCTATACCTACGCATCACACGCCTACTCAAAACACGCCAAACCATCGAGTTTGCCAATGGCGTGTATTTTGATTGTGTGCAAAAATTGCTTTATCAAGATTCTGCTCTCCTTCCTCTCACCAACAAAGAAAACGAGCTCCTAGCAATGCTCATTGAAAACAAAGGCACTTATCTGAGTTTGGAGGATCTCTCATGTCGTCTTTGGGGGTATGAAGAGCCAAGCTTCAATGCCCTGCGTGTCTATATCAAAAACATCAGAATCTACATCGGAAAAGAGCACATCAAAACCAAAAGGGGGTTGGGCTATTGCTATGAGTGA
- a CDS encoding sensor histidine kinase, translating into MSEAKKTTFSILALYILSNTFFLCVLFSVWYFGELNTLKTRSFHDVENLGKKLIYIAAKRGKYRAYTRSLEGQKALLQSVSLEAGFLVSVFDVNGTLLYSNMKINPKAVPLENGIYIIDNHAILTSFGRPNFERKLHHRNEDKYRIIIDGGDIATPLWQLRVKVWGLFCLLVVMMSIVGFFLVRLALKPLHQKIQDLDLFIKDSTHEINTPVSILQMSVSGIDVNQLNDKDKKRFSSILIAAKTLESIYDSLIYTTFGQIQNQSTQIPMQQLITERLEFFEILFAQKNISISSQLAPLSLDANPKSITLVLDNLLSNAYKYTPKNGLVQIALRQEGKQAILTIQDNGYGIKEENLPYIFHRFQRFDRSKGGFGLGLNIIKQICDEFHIHISCTSQVGQGSVFTLTWDLRS; encoded by the coding sequence ATGAGTGAAGCCAAAAAAACAACTTTCAGCATCCTTGCACTCTATATACTGAGCAATACTTTTTTTCTCTGCGTTTTGTTTAGCGTTTGGTATTTTGGGGAACTCAACACCCTCAAAACCCGCTCTTTTCACGATGTGGAGAATCTAGGCAAAAAACTAATATACATCGCCGCAAAACGCGGCAAATACAGAGCCTACACTCGATCTTTGGAGGGACAAAAGGCACTTCTACAATCCGTCTCTTTGGAAGCAGGGTTTTTGGTGAGCGTCTTTGATGTCAATGGCACCTTGCTTTATAGCAATATGAAAATCAATCCCAAAGCAGTCCCACTAGAAAACGGGATTTATATCATCGACAATCACGCGATTCTGACTTCATTTGGACGCCCAAATTTTGAGCGAAAACTCCACCATCGCAACGAAGACAAATATCGTATCATCATAGATGGGGGTGACATCGCCACGCCTTTGTGGCAACTGCGTGTCAAGGTTTGGGGGTTGTTTTGCCTACTTGTGGTAATGATGAGCATTGTGGGCTTTTTTCTTGTGCGACTAGCCCTCAAGCCATTGCATCAAAAAATCCAAGATTTGGATTTGTTTATCAAAGATAGCACGCACGAAATCAACACCCCTGTGAGTATCTTGCAAATGAGTGTGAGTGGGATTGATGTCAATCAGCTCAACGACAAAGACAAAAAACGCTTCTCCTCTATCCTCATTGCCGCCAAAACACTAGAGAGCATTTATGATTCTTTGATTTATACGACATTTGGACAAATCCAAAATCAATCCACCCAAATCCCAATGCAACAGCTCATCACAGAGAGGTTGGAATTTTTTGAAATACTTTTTGCACAAAAAAACATCTCTATCTCCTCCCAGCTTGCCCCACTCTCTCTTGATGCCAATCCCAAAAGTATCACGCTAGTTTTGGACAATCTTTTGAGCAACGCATACAAATACACGCCCAAAAATGGACTAGTGCAAATCGCACTGCGACAAGAGGGCAAACAAGCCATACTCACCATCCAAGACAATGGCTATGGTATCAAAGAGGAAAATCTGCCTTATATTTTCCACAGATTCCAAAGGTTTGATCGTAGTAAGGGTGGATTTGGCTTGGGGCTGAATATCATCAAACAGATTTGCGATGAGTTCCACATCCACATCTCCTGCACAAGTCAAGTCGGTCAAGGTAGTGTTTTCACTCTCACATGGGATCTGCGATCTTAA
- a CDS encoding PepSY domain-containing protein, producing the protein MKKIMRKVHIYTGLLLLPMALVFAITGIALLKGDDQNTGAETTTIVIQQPFQESTALDTILQTLQQNNIPLPRSTTPKAFKRGGIVIGTLDYSVTLQPKGPNSVLTVTNRNIMGDLIMLHKGKGDWSFNLLNYAFAIALFVFYISGLIISFNSKEKGKMLTSILAGTLLCVSVAYLNIF; encoded by the coding sequence ATGAAAAAAATAATGAGAAAGGTGCATATATACACCGGCTTGTTGCTTCTGCCTATGGCACTAGTTTTTGCAATCACAGGGATTGCTCTTTTGAAAGGAGATGATCAAAACACAGGAGCGGAGACTACAACGATTGTGATCCAGCAACCCTTTCAAGAATCAACAGCCCTTGATACTATTTTGCAAACGCTACAGCAAAACAATATTCCCCTACCACGATCCACCACTCCCAAAGCATTCAAGCGTGGAGGAATTGTCATAGGGACACTAGACTACAGCGTGACTTTGCAGCCCAAAGGACCAAACAGCGTTTTGACAGTCACCAATCGCAATATTATGGGGGATTTGATTATGCTCCACAAAGGCAAGGGTGATTGGTCTTTCAACCTACTAAACTACGCATTTGCAATCGCTCTTTTTGTATTCTACATCAGCGGTCTAATCATCAGTTTTAATTCAAAAGAAAAAGGTAAAATGCTCACTTCTATCTTGGCTGGGACACTCCTTTGTGTGAGTGTTGCATACCTAAATATATTTTAA
- a CDS encoding TIGR00282 family metallophosphoesterase, producing MTLGLIGDIVGKPARVLLAQLLPQIKQQYKVDFVIANGENASHGFGITHEHIEFLLKSGVDVITGGNHSFDKKDAFAYLQHHTRILRPHNASPLLPGSGVFVGEICDEKIAVLNLMGHFGMPHCQNAFLCAKETIAKLKEQGVANIIIDFHAEATSEKRTMFEMLKGEVSAIFGTHTHIGTDDLMIEDGSFYVSDIGMCGAFDSVIGMDPKAPIQRALNGVGVGKFEVSESSKVIFQMVIVELENTRVKRAFKLRYLQKWLPTLEAIVI from the coding sequence ATGACGCTTGGACTGATTGGCGATATTGTTGGAAAACCTGCTAGGGTTTTACTTGCCCAACTACTTCCACAAATCAAACAACAATACAAAGTAGATTTTGTCATTGCAAATGGGGAAAATGCTTCGCACGGTTTTGGAATCACACACGAACATATAGAGTTTTTGCTCAAAAGCGGTGTGGATGTCATTACAGGTGGGAATCATAGCTTCGACAAAAAAGACGCTTTTGCGTATTTACAACATCACACACGCATTTTACGCCCACACAATGCTTCACCATTACTTCCTGGCAGTGGGGTTTTTGTGGGTGAGATTTGCGATGAAAAAATTGCGGTGCTAAATCTTATGGGGCATTTTGGAATGCCTCATTGCCAAAACGCTTTTTTGTGCGCCAAAGAAACTATTGCAAAGCTCAAAGAGCAGGGGGTTGCAAATATTATCATTGATTTTCACGCTGAGGCAACAAGTGAAAAACGCACAATGTTTGAAATGCTCAAAGGAGAGGTGTCTGCGATTTTTGGCACGCATACGCATATCGGCACTGATGATTTGATGATTGAGGATGGGAGTTTTTATGTGAGTGATATTGGGATGTGCGGGGCTTTTGATAGTGTGATTGGAATGGATCCCAAAGCACCGATTCAGAGAGCTTTGAATGGTGTGGGGGTGGGGAAATTTGAAGTGAGCGAGAGTTCAAAAGTCATATTCCAAATGGTGATTGTTGAGCTTGAAAACACACGCGTAAAACGAGCGTTCAAGTTGCGTTATTTGCAAAAATGGTTGCCGACATTAGAGGCGATTGTAATTTAG
- a CDS encoding S6 family peptidase, with protein sequence MKSKICISVILSTCLLSSANAQRINIENFFYRDFLDMGQNKGAFVANKENVSIQSGKIPNLSVKFDMPFIDQSPRSNNGNVTALGRNFAVTAVHVKTPENDTRYMNTWGQTNYDKPLDKGKYGTDTKFYRYRKYIVEGQANLLDTKINETTASSHKDDPKNKQKIEALREAYKNLKKDENGKVIVFQAGQGNLQLSGGQRPWTGGQIGIAGFEGLRGGGFGTLWDDPFYYRVSGGHNTDYGLGIAYAIDTKFSNAITVGDSGSGLFAYDTEKKQYVLLAVASEIFAGTPIARFSFVAQSDFDHFKKQYEQTIDLKGGENWAYQNNGLTDNTHWKGIVDNKDIIFEGGGKVEIQQNIYRNISGQTGGFVFEAIKDATANKPTTYTFVSKNGNTNFGFDGAGLDIGKDVTVNWKIGFIEKKKGVGDALHKIGEGTLIIQDFTNQAGDKHIGYLRVGEGKVVFKADQQRFNGIYITSGRSTIELDKLEGIGATRDGEAYKLEQKSSNEMGIYFGNNGGNLDLKGNSLTLNTISSNDANAKIVNTKAGSPSIITIEGLGYDDRKNKTTDKADTIIHASFGLPNTTGYQNNLKIKYEGGTQDNQASLVFDGHVNIKGLEISNRANVTLQGHPTTHAYISKTEILNKVVEVEGSKLPTWMDLSRPSTLEQPDWDRREFKIQEIELKNSNLNIGREATLEGKIKATDNSAINFGGNINHFIDKKDGKNTSGNGFSYQQEVEKKALELETQAIANKTIHFHGEIDISSGSITSRIFDLTLSKLSMTNNATLDADYLILEKKDSNNAPIMTIDTTSKATIKNLLFKNVGNDDSGNIIKINGSGSNANFKVTEGLGFIKSTIDNLSSFLSSNNPNITPQNNAYDIFVLSESKVKGETTKIQGNVEVSNQSSLTLQSIALDSAKHIIIDGKNSKLDIKDKITSSAENTRILVNGTSATLKTAQGIELTGTNVRNATSKSQISIINGGVLESSIKATHTNLDMYMDKDSRIATNHKLESNKSNINLVVEGGNASVFDIDAKAGSDITLQGIQTDGENAVFYKGEITADSSKITSKNGDINAKVDLQQGAILEIQNGTLILDDKRNSIKLAGDNTTLSVDTILVKDVQNNKNIEIAKGSGASLNVKNFTAESSKFQIQNLYGENVTLRQNAEMTFDNANNPMIHTSVKNITLEAGSKIKVGDTGNPSTLRLENNSIDIQIAKGSAIEMNQLDAKNSRVSMVFEETPSGFSINAHDNSNVSINTYHYNNGNATNIKTDGSSKIDFDTLKVARSDQPLVLDANVVVKKYLWIDETSKHARKKRDINQVSNDTAGEKLYAINMKDDKVLTLEDGSILAVSVDDKIANDSQIFDRYHTLVTGEIQDKRSDKRIKLQFSGNQTLYYTTLTENDKISIKFSKEDPSSYNELKKNIKNDQLLKILIQHNPNDKYIQMAGNASQYTELERQLNQLDTRLERMAKANSGAMSAKILHSNNDVINNHLIDAQTRQSGDDLWSNVGGGYFGQNDGKLVLYGVDFGYDKTIALAQSSYVFGVMAGIGQARHSAFNMSDNTLFYNVALYGLAIFDANEIQSNVHFAYLSGDRTLDQDMSDHFRSSTYGVLWSNSYKYGFKLQALGQYQQTIKPIAIFNFETSKIGAINGSYYKQKAYSDFTASVGAGVEYNAAKSTTTYVAQLILLKDVYSSSGGIDVSLKNAQEYKNYKINNNLANAQFNLFGRNDLSNSWSIKYGVSALADIAGDFGVKGHLTIGYKFSK encoded by the coding sequence ATGAAAAGTAAAATTTGTATATCGGTGATCCTATCTACTTGTCTTCTTAGCAGTGCAAATGCACAAAGAATCAATATCGAAAACTTTTTTTATCGTGATTTTTTGGATATGGGACAAAACAAAGGTGCTTTTGTAGCAAACAAAGAAAATGTAAGCATTCAATCGGGCAAAATCCCTAATCTTTCCGTGAAATTTGATATGCCTTTCATTGATCAATCCCCAAGATCTAACAATGGCAATGTCACTGCTTTGGGTCGCAACTTCGCTGTGACGGCAGTTCATGTGAAAACTCCAGAAAACGATACAAGATATATGAATACTTGGGGGCAAACCAATTATGATAAACCTCTTGACAAAGGTAAATACGGAACAGATACAAAATTTTATCGTTATAGAAAATATATAGTTGAAGGACAAGCAAATCTACTAGATACAAAAATTAATGAGACAACAGCGAGTTCCCACAAAGACGATCCAAAAAATAAGCAAAAAATAGAAGCATTGAGAGAGGCTTACAAGAATTTAAAAAAAGATGAAAATGGCAAAGTGATTGTATTTCAGGCAGGACAAGGAAATTTGCAGTTATCGGGAGGGCAGAGACCTTGGACAGGGGGGCAGATCGGAATAGCGGGTTTTGAGGGATTGAGAGGTGGAGGGTTTGGAACCCTATGGGATGATCCTTTTTATTATCGAGTTAGTGGGGGACATAATACTGACTATGGTTTGGGGATTGCATACGCAATAGACACCAAATTCAGCAATGCAATCACGGTTGGTGATAGTGGAAGCGGACTTTTTGCGTATGACACAGAGAAAAAACAATATGTGCTTTTGGCTGTTGCTTCAGAAATTTTTGCAGGTACCCCTATAGCTAGATTCTCGTTTGTAGCTCAAAGTGATTTTGATCATTTTAAAAAACAATATGAGCAAACAATAGATTTGAAAGGTGGTGAGAATTGGGCATATCAAAACAATGGGCTTACAGACAATACGCATTGGAAGGGTATTGTAGATAACAAAGATATAATCTTTGAGGGTGGTGGCAAGGTTGAAATACAACAAAATATATATCGCAATATCAGTGGGCAAACAGGCGGGTTTGTCTTTGAGGCAATAAAGGATGCTACTGCAAACAAACCAACGACTTATACATTTGTGAGCAAAAATGGCAATACAAACTTTGGATTTGATGGTGCTGGATTAGATATAGGAAAAGATGTAACTGTAAATTGGAAAATAGGTTTTATAGAAAAGAAAAAAGGTGTAGGTGATGCTTTACATAAAATTGGTGAAGGAACCTTAATAATACAAGACTTTACCAATCAAGCAGGTGATAAACATATTGGTTATTTGCGTGTTGGTGAGGGTAAAGTTGTTTTTAAGGCAGATCAACAACGATTTAATGGAATCTATATTACAAGTGGTCGCTCTACAATCGAGTTGGACAAACTAGAGGGGATAGGGGCTACTAGAGATGGTGAAGCTTATAAGCTGGAGCAAAAATCAAGCAATGAGATGGGAATTTATTTTGGAAATAATGGTGGAAATCTTGATCTGAAAGGAAATAGCCTAACACTCAATACAATTTCAAGCAATGATGCAAATGCAAAGATTGTCAATACAAAAGCTGGAAGTCCAAGCATAATAACTATTGAGGGTTTGGGTTATGATGATAGGAAAAACAAAACCACAGATAAAGCAGATACTATCATTCACGCAAGTTTTGGTTTGCCTAATACAACAGGCTATCAAAATAATCTCAAAATAAAATATGAGGGTGGCACTCAAGACAATCAAGCTAGCTTGGTATTTGATGGGCATGTAAATATTAAAGGATTAGAGATAAGCAATAGGGCTAATGTCACTTTGCAGGGACATCCAACTACACACGCCTACATCTCAAAAACAGAAATATTGAACAAGGTTGTAGAGGTAGAAGGAAGCAAACTGCCGACTTGGATGGATTTATCGCGTCCTAGCACCTTGGAACAGCCAGATTGGGATCGCAGGGAATTCAAAATTCAAGAGATTGAGTTAAAGAATTCTAATTTGAATATAGGGCGTGAAGCCACACTTGAGGGCAAAATAAAAGCGACAGATAATTCTGCTATAAATTTTGGTGGCAATATCAATCACTTCATCGATAAAAAAGATGGCAAAAATACATCAGGCAATGGTTTTAGCTATCAGCAAGAAGTTGAGAAAAAAGCTTTGGAGCTAGAAACACAAGCAATCGCAAACAAGACAATCCACTTTCATGGTGAGATTGACATAAGTAGCGGAAGCATAACTTCTAGAATCTTTGATTTAACTTTGTCAAAACTTTCTATGACAAATAACGCTACACTAGACGCAGATTATTTGATTTTGGAGAAAAAAGATAGCAATAATGCACCTATAATGACTATCGATACCACTTCAAAAGCAACTATCAAAAATCTTTTGTTCAAAAATGTTGGAAATGATGATAGCGGCAATATTATTAAGATTAATGGAAGTGGCAGTAACGCTAACTTTAAAGTAACAGAGGGTTTGGGTTTTATTAAATCAACCATTGACAATCTTTCAAGTTTTTTAAGTAGCAATAATCCAAACATAACCCCACAAAATAACGCGTATGATATCTTTGTCTTGAGCGAATCAAAAGTAAAGGGTGAGACTACAAAGATACAAGGAAATGTAGAGGTAAGCAATCAATCTAGCCTTACACTGCAATCGATTGCACTAGATAGTGCAAAACATATCATCATAGATGGCAAAAATTCTAAACTAGACATTAAAGACAAGATCACTTCTAGTGCAGAGAATACTAGGATATTGGTCAATGGGACATCAGCTACACTCAAAACGGCACAGGGCATAGAACTAACAGGAACAAATGTTAGAAATGCAACAAGCAAATCGCAAATCTCTATCATAAATGGCGGTGTGCTTGAATCTAGTATCAAAGCAACCCATACAAATCTTGATATGTATATGGACAAAGATTCACGCATTGCTACAAATCACAAATTGGAAAGCAACAAGTCAAACATCAATTTGGTGGTCGAGGGTGGCAATGCAAGTGTTTTTGATATTGATGCCAAAGCAGGGAGCGACATCACACTGCAGGGGATACAGACAGATGGGGAAAATGCAGTATTTTATAAGGGTGAAATTACAGCTGATAGCTCAAAGATCACTTCAAAAAATGGGGATATCAATGCAAAGGTGGATTTGCAACAAGGTGCTATATTGGAAATACAAAATGGCACTTTGATACTAGATGATAAACGCAATAGCATAAAATTGGCAGGTGATAATACGACATTGAGCGTTGATACAATCTTGGTAAAAGATGTGCAAAATAATAAGAATATAGAGATTGCAAAAGGGAGTGGTGCAAGTCTGAATGTGAAAAATTTCACCGCAGAATCTAGCAAATTTCAAATACAAAATTTGTATGGTGAAAATGTCACTTTGCGACAAAATGCAGAAATGACTTTTGATAATGCTAATAACCCAATGATTCATACAAGTGTGAAAAACATAACTTTGGAAGCAGGCTCCAAAATAAAAGTGGGCGATACGGGCAATCCAAGCACCTTGAGGCTTGAAAACAACAGCATAGACATACAAATAGCAAAAGGCTCTGCAATAGAGATGAACCAGCTTGATGCAAAAAATTCAAGAGTGAGTATGGTGTTTGAGGAAACTCCGAGCGGTTTTTCTATCAATGCACACGACAATAGCAATGTTTCTATCAATACATATCATTATAACAATGGCAATGCCACAAATATCAAGACAGATGGTAGCTCAAAAATTGATTTTGATACTTTGAAAGTCGCTAGAAGTGATCAGCCCCTAGTGCTTGATGCAAATGTCGTTGTAAAGAAATATCTATGGATTGATGAAACATCAAAACACGCAAGAAAAAAGCGAGATATCAATCAAGTATCAAACGACACAGCGGGTGAAAAACTTTATGCGATCAATATGAAAGATGATAAGGTTTTGACGCTTGAGGATGGTAGCATTCTTGCCGTATCTGTTGATGACAAAATAGCAAATGATAGTCAAATTTTTGATCGATACCATACGCTAGTAACGGGCGAGATACAAGACAAACGCAGTGACAAAAGAATCAAATTGCAATTTAGCGGGAACCAAACCCTGTATTACACGACACTTACAGAGAATGACAAAATCTCTATCAAATTCAGCAAGGAAGATCCAAGCAGTTACAATGAATTAAAAAAGAATATCAAGAATGATCAGTTGCTAAAGATTTTGATACAACATAATCCAAACGATAAATATATCCAAATGGCAGGTAATGCAAGTCAATATACTGAGCTAGAAAGACAGCTCAATCAGCTTGACACACGCTTGGAGAGAATGGCAAAAGCAAATAGCGGTGCTATGAGTGCAAAGATACTGCATAGCAACAATGATGTGATCAACAATCATCTCATAGACGCACAAACTAGGCAATCAGGTGATGATTTGTGGTCCAATGTGGGCGGCGGCTATTTTGGACAAAATGATGGGAAGTTGGTATTGTATGGCGTGGATTTCGGTTATGACAAAACAATAGCACTTGCCCAAAGCTCCTATGTCTTTGGTGTGATGGCAGGGATTGGTCAAGCTAGGCATAGTGCATTTAATATGAGCGACAATACATTGTTCTACAATGTAGCACTATATGGTTTAGCCATATTTGATGCAAATGAGATACAAAGCAATGTGCATTTTGCTTATCTTAGTGGCGATAGGACACTAGATCAAGATATGAGTGATCATTTCAGAAGTAGCACTTATGGCGTGTTGTGGAGTAATTCTTATAAATACGGATTCAAGCTTCAGGCATTGGGACAATATCAGCAGACGATCAAACCTATTGCTATTTTTAACTTCGAGACTAGCAAGATAGGGGCTATCAATGGCTCTTATTACAAACAAAAAGCATATAGCGATTTCACAGCGTCGGTTGGTGCAGGGGTGGAATACAATGCTGCAAAATCTACCACTACTTATGTTGCACAATTAATACTGCTAAAAGATGTTTATTCTTCTTCTGGTGGCATTGATGTTTCTTTGAAAAATGCACAAGAGTATAAAAACTATAAAATCAATAACAATCTAGCAAACGCACAATTCAATCTGTTTGGTCGCAATGATTTGAGCAATAGTTGGTCTATCAAGTATGGTGTATCTGCTCTTGCTGATATTGCCGGTGATTTTGGTGTAAAGGGTCATTTGACAATAGGATATAAGTTTTCAAAATAA